The proteins below are encoded in one region of Manis pentadactyla isolate mManPen7 chromosome 2, mManPen7.hap1, whole genome shotgun sequence:
- the DUSP1 gene encoding dual specificity protein phosphatase 1 has protein sequence MVMEMGSLDAGGLRTLLRERAAQCLLLDCRSFFAFNAGHIAGSVNVRFSTIVRRRAKGAMGLEHIVPNAELRGRLLAGAYQAVVLLDDRSASLDCAKRDSTLALAAGALCREARAAQVLFLKGGYEAFSASCPELCSKQSTPTGLSLPLNTSVPDSTESGCSSCSTPLYDQGGPVEILPFLYLGSAYHASRKDMLDALGITALINVSANCPNHFEGHYQYKSIPVEDNHKADISSWFNEAIDFIDSIKNAGGRVFVHCQAGISRSATICLAYLMRTNRVKLDEAFEFVKQRRSIISPNFSFMGQLLQFESQVLAPHCSAEAGSPAMAVLDRGTSTTTVFNFPVSIPVHSTNSALSYLQSPITTSPSC, from the exons ATGGTCATGGAAATGGGTTCCCTGGACGCCGGAGGCCTGCGTACGCTGCTGCGGGAGCGTGCGGCGCAGTGCCTGCTGCTGGACTGCCGCTCCTTCTTCGCCTTCAACGCCGGCCATATCGCCGGGTCGGTCAACGTGCGCTTCAGCACCATCGTGCGGCGCCGGGCCAAGGGCGCCATGGGCCTGGAGCACATAGTGCCCAACGCCGAGCTGCGCGGCCGCCTGCTGGCCGGCGCCTACCAAGCTGTGGTGCTGCTGGACGACCGCAGCGCCTCCCTGGACTGCGCCAAACGTGACAGCACCCTGGCCCTGGCTGCAGGAGCGCTCTGCCGCGAGGCGCGCGCCGCGCAAGTCCTCTTCCTCAAAG GAGGATATGAAGCCTTTTCAGCTTCCTGCCCGGAGCTGTGCAGCAAACAGTCGACCCCCACGGGGCTCAGCCTTCCCCTGAATACTAGTGTCCCTGACAGCACCGAATCAGGGTGCAGTTCCTGCAGCACCCCACTCTACGATCAG GGTGGCCCAGTGGAGATCCTGCCCTTTCTGTACCTGGGCAGTGCCTACCATGCTTCCCGCAAGGACATGCTGGATGCCTTGGGCATCACGGCCTTGATCAACGTCTCAGCCAATTGTCCCAACCATTTTGAGGGTCACTACCAGTACAAGAGCATCCCCGTGGAAGACAACCACAAGGCAGATATCAGCTCCTGGTTCAATGAGGCAATCGACTTCATAG ACTCCATCAAGAACGCTGGAGGAAGGGTGTTTGTCCACTGCCAGGCTGGCATTTCCCGGTCAGCCACCATCTGCCTTGCTTACCTCATGAGGACTAACCGAGTCAAGCTGGACGAGGCCTTTGAGTTTGTGAAGCAGAGGAGAAGCATCATCTCCCCCAACTTCAGCTTCATGGGCCAGCTGCTGCAGTTTGAGTCGCAGGTCCTGGCACCACACTGCTCTGCGGAGGCTGGGAGCCCTGCCATGGCTGTGCTGGACCGGGGCACCTCCACCACCACTGTCTTCAATTTCCCTGTTTCCATTCCCGTCCACTCCACGAACAGTGCGTTGAGCTACCTTCAGAGTCCCATCACGACTTCTCCCAGCTGCTGA